The genomic window CTCTTCCAGAAGCCTCAGAGTCGCCCTTTCTGAAATGAGGGTAATTCTATTAAATTGTGCACATCCAGGGGGTGTCGTCAGTAGGAAAACGGTAGTGATGGTAGTGAGCTAACTCTTAGTAACGAGTGCTGGCTGTCAGCTGTCCATTCTACTGACTTTGCAGCTGTCCCAGAGTGGAGTCTCAGGGCTTGACAAATGGCAGAGCTTTGGTGAGTGTGTGTTTAATGAATGAGAAGTCACGTTTCGCACCTTGACGACTTCCCTGCTTTAGGAGTGTTAGCTTTTCTTCTGCCCGTGGGATATCAGCTGAATAAGCTCGAGGGAATGCCTGGTAAATAAACTTGGGTCGGAAGGGCCAGAAAGgtggttttgtgtgtgttatatatttgtttttttgttgcagatgacaggaCTGGACATTGAGAAGGACCAGATTATTGAGATGGCCTGTCTGATAACTGATTCTGATCTTAACATTTTGGCTGAAGTAGGTGATGTCGTGTAATCCAGTCATATTGGTTAGAGGGTACTGAAAATACAGAGATTTTTCTCCCCCACTCCATCTCTTTAATTAGGATATAAGAAAACTGGGGTTTATGTAGATTAACATCCAAAATAATGTGGTAGGTCCTGGTAGGGTTGGTATGTAATCCAACTTGCTGCCTAGTTTTTCAATTAGCCATGCCAGGAATTTACAGAAACATAAATTCTGTTAGTTAATGAGAccttactgtgtgccagactcAATTCTAAGTGCTTTACATATATCCATTCTTAATTTTCACAACTGTAGGGTAAGTACTGTTACAGTGCTCATTTTATGGCTGAGAACGTTTTGGCATGGGCCTGAAGAGTAATTTACCCAAGGCCACCTGGCTACTAATTGAGGGGAGCAAGTAGTTCAAAGCAGTCTCAATAAGTGCTCGGGTTTAGTGATTCATGCCAACATTCACATCTTTATGGCGTGATCTTTAACTTGACTCCATATGCACTCACTCTGCTTTTTTTAACTGGGACATATGATTCTTCTAGATCTGCATTAAGATTTTAGAATTTCTGTTGATGCATATCCATAAAGTGCTCTCAATATGCTGGGCACAGTTAAGGTTTGTACTTGTTTCTTTCCACTGAAACAttaagcaaaacaaataaaacacatctgTTGCATTTCAGCCACTGATGAAACATGTAATAAGTAGGAGACACCATCTGATTGGTAGAGAAGGAAATCTCTGACCGTGAATAACTGTTTTAGACTGCCAGCAGTCCTCAGAGTCATGAAGAGACTCTAGAATAGGAACAAAACAAGGGTGTTTGTGGGAAAGAGAGTCTTGTTTAACCAGGCTTCGGGGGTGGGGAACATCGGTGTATTACTGGCACGGgatgaatttcataattttaccATTAAGACTTCCCTTTATTCTCCTGGGTAGGTGAAAAAGTGAGAAGGCATTTATAGATGAATTGCTGCATTTGTGGATACCAGCCTTATCTTCCTGACACATCAGCTGGAGTATTATGAGGCTTTATGTCAACCTTATTTTAGCTTTATATAAATAAAGCACTTGAGTTTTaggtttggttgtttttttctgttgaaatTCCTTGGAGATGAATAGTGAAGAGAAGTGTCTATTTTACCAGCCCTACTTACCCTTGGCCAAAGAAGAGTTGTCCGTTAGACTGTTGATATAATGACAGTTTAATGGACCAGTAGGTTGATATGTTCCCTGGAGGAAATTTGGGTATGTATTCACATAGCTGCCAATGAGTGCAGCATTTGTAAATAGACTAAATCAGATGAGGATaaggatgttaaaaaaaaaaaaaaaaagcttaggggCTGTCAGTTCTGTGGAAAATATGTTTTGTTCTTATGTAAGGGTTTAGGGAAGATGTCTTATCCTATTTGGAGGATTTTTTTGTACATCCAAACTGAAATCTAGAATAAGTTATGTAGTCTTAGATTTGCTTCTTTCCACCATTgttagatttttaagaaaatataatttattttttggggggtgggaaagagtgagagaacgCCCATCTGCTATCCTAAATACCTGcgatagccagggttgggccaggctgtaaCTGGCAGTGGAGAATTCAgaccaagtctcccacttggcaGGAACCCgatacttgagccatgaccactgcctcctagggtcagcattagcaggaagctggagtcaggagttggaaccAGGTGTTGAACCATATATTTGATTTGGGAGTGGGTGtctttcttaaccactaggctaaatgtctgcccctgaggttttttttttttttttttttaaagatttatttatttacttgaaaggcagaattacagagaggcagaggcagagagagagagacagagagaggtctttcatccattggttcattccccagatggcagcaatggctggagctgggctgatccaaagccaggagcttcttctgggtctcccacgagggtgcaggggcccaaggagtgccatcttctgctgctttcccaggccatagcagagaactggattggaagtggagcatctgcgacttgaaccggtgtccatataggatgccggcactgcaggtggcgtttttacctgctatgccacagtgccagcctcaccgttttgattttgatttttaaaaaagtatgtttgggccagtgctgtggtgtagtgggtaaagccgccacctgcagtgccagcagcccatgtgggtgccagtttgagtcccggctgctccacttccaatccagctctctactgtggcctgggaaagcagcagaggatggcctgagtccttgggcccctacacacacatgggaagacccagaggaagctcctggctcctggcttcgaatcggcacaactccagccactgtggctgtctggggagtgaaccagcggatggaagacctctctgtttgcctctccttctctctgtgtgtaactctgactttcaaataaataaaataaatctttaaaataaaaaaaataaaaatatgttgttggagcagtatttttgtttttttcaaagagaTTATGAATAGAAGTTTTCTTGTTGGATTAAAACTCCTTTTTAATTGTAggattaaaaaggaattttaggCATATTTTAGTCAAATTCTAGCCATACCTTTTAGTGATCACAAATTATTTTTACCACATTGGTAGTAATGATACCTTGAATTTTATAGAGTAATTTTCTTTCAGAGAGTTCAAAGAACTTTCATGTCTGTAATTTCTTTTATCCTGTTAATGTCCATATGAGAGAAAGGGGACCGTTTTATTAACACCATCTTACAAGAAGGAGAAACTAAGGTGACTTAATGCCATGGCCAGGCTACTTTTACTCCTGGGGCTCAATCTGAAAACTCACAGTTGAATGTTCTGTTAAATGGAGCTAAAAATTTGAgggtcagttttgttttttttttttttttttttcagatgttacctattacctttatttttcttctcaggattcatttatttatttgaaaggcaggagtgatgagggagagggagggagagagggggagatctcccatctgctggttcagactacaagtggctgcaacagccaaggctgggcctagcagaagccaggagccaaaaactccatatgggtcttgcacatgggttgcagcaacccaagtatttgagccgtcatctgctgctttcccaagcacatcagcagggagctagatcagaagcagagcaggacttgagccagcactccgatatgggatgttggtattgcaagctgtgacttaacacactgtgccacaacaccagtcccaccTATTatctctacatttttaaaaaaatgcacaacaTGATTATTAAACAGTATAGCTTTATCTGAAGTATTTCTGTTATAGATTTGTTTTCTTGTCCTGTTCTCCACCCTCATCCTCAATCCTCATGtattttcttgatattttgtatgtgtatctaaatgtattttttaaaaacaaatgaagttaTGCATGTATGTACTGTCCTGCACTTTGCTTTTATCACTTGGCAACATAGACACTTTTGAAAATGAACTCATAATCAGGGATTGGCAGACCTTCACTGGAAAGAGccagatattaaatattttagccTTTGCATGCTGTATACATGTATatcatttgtccttttttttttttttcttaattccttgcaaatgtaaaaaaatcattcttagctTTAGGGTCAGAAAAAGCATCAGTGGAGTAGATGTTTGGTGTAGTTGTTAAGACACTGATTGGGATATTAGAATCCTGGTTTCAAGACTTGTTTCTGCTCGTGAGTCCAACTTCctaatgcctgggaggcagcagatgatggctcaagtactctggtctctgccacccacgtgagagacttggatcgagttctcagctcctggtgtcctggctgttgcaggcatttgggaagtgagtcagtgaatgggagattcgtctttctctgtttttgtctctgcctctcacatgaaataaaaattaacaaaacagtTGAAGCCTGGGGCTATAGTTTGCTGACTCTTGATAGATATCTGTGTCCTCTGTTAGTAGGCATTTTGGTATTTGGTTGTGTGTGTACTTTTTTGATGTCATCCATAGTGCTGAATTGAATGAAGAGCACTTTGGAGTTCACAAAGTGtccttatctctttctttctctgctatgTATATCAAGTCTTTAGAGCAGCTTAACTTTTACCTCTAAGAGCAAGGTTACGCCTGTGGATTCTTGGTGACTAATGGCTTTTCCCATCCACAGGGTCCTAACCTGATCATAAAACAGCCAGATGAGTTGCTGGACAGCATGTCAGATTGGTGTAAGGAGCACCATGGGAAGGTAACATAACCAAATAAAAGGATTGCTGCTTTGGGGATCAGTAACAAGCTTGTTGCGCCCACATCCGAATTCTTTACCATTGTTGGATGGTATTAAAAAGAGGGTTAGAGGAAGATTGCTTGGCAAGCCTGGGAAACTGCTTGCTTGTTTACGTTTCATCTTTGGGACCTCTCCAGATCTTCTTCTCCCAAatgtcctcttttctctctcctacaTTCAGTCTGTCGCGAACGCATTGTGGAGTGTCGAGTATTACTCAAGTCAGTCTTTTGGATCAGGTTAGACATCAACTGTCAGACGAGGGGGATGCTGCTCTCCTGTTAATAGTTGTCTCTTCCCAGAGGTTATATATCCTTGGACTTTGAGCACCATCTTTTTGACTGTGGAAATGCTATTAACAACCAGGAACATAGCTTATTTGACTTGGATTCTTTAAGAAACCTGGTGCAAAGATGGCAGTTTCAATTTGAACTTGAGCTCTAAAAGTGGCCCATCTGTGGTTATATTTGCCCATTTTAGAAGTGAAGTTTCATTTCTGGATGCCTTTGAAAACTGACTTCATGTGTttctggtgggggctggggattCTCTCTTGCAGTCTGGTCTTACCAAGGCAGTGAAGGAGAGTACAATTACATTGCAGCAGGCAGAGTATGAATTTCTGTCCTTTGTACGACAGCAGACTCCTCCGGGGCTCTGTCCACTTGCAGGTAAAATCCAATCCTATGTGTATCTTGTAGATAGTCTTCTGTTGTAGTGGTTCACGAGAGACCAGCCAAGATGGACCAGCCAAGACCGTCCATGTCTTCCACTCACCTTGATTTGGGTTATACATCTCACTTTTGTGTTCAAGTTTCCTTGTATAATTTATGTCATGAGTATTGGGGGAAATGCCCTGAAACCTGACAGGAGATCCAGGAAACACAGACTAATTCAATGAAATCTGGCCTCCTATCTTTTTATCATAGAAAAATTTGAAACGTGTAGAAAAATTGGATCAGTAATTGTTAACTTTGTACCATGTTGCTTTTACTTGTCTTTTGATGAATGTTTGAAAGTAAATTGCAAGCATCATGACATTTTGTTTCCAAATACTTAAGTATCTCTTAAGAATGAAGACATTTTCTTATGTAACACAGTATCATTTTGCCTTGAAGATAATTAACATTTAATAGTATGTGATAAAATCTAGTCCATGTTTGAATTTCCCAAACATCTAATCAAGACCAATGTATTTCAGTTAGTTATTATTATGTCTTTAGTCTCTTAATCTACAGCTGTCCACCTATCTCTTTTTCCCCTGTGACACTGACTTTCTAAAGAGATCAAGCCAGttcttctaggattttttttcctactatgaTTTTTAAGGGCTGACAGTATCAGAGGGAAGTTAATGTTTTATGAGGTACATTTGCATTTGTATATGTAAATTGATGTGGTAACACTTTCcttaaatctttagaaaaatgtttagGCATTAAATACTAGAACATATGTTGTATAAATGTTCCCCCCAGTGTGGCTGATGTTTATTTGGAAGTTCTCATTTAAaatttagtgttttttaaaatataaattactgtATGGAAATATGAATATGGATATGATTtgttaaaaatgtgaaatgtaaATAAAGGTTTATCTACTTACATGGTTCAGTTAAATCTTTAGTGTTAATGTGGATTTGTGACactgggaggaggaagtttgcacATCTGGTATGatcttgaaaaataacaaataggTTTATGCAGTATTTTAAGCATATAGAATGAtgaatttaatcttttttccATGAGAGGTCATTCATAGATTTATTTTGAACCAAATTGACTAAAATTGGAAATTTGCACTTATAAACAAGTCAGATGCTCTCAGAACTATTTGGAAATTTAGAGATGCTTTTAGGAAttgtttgaatttaaaaaaatcatctccaTTTCAAAATACAATTTATGACTTTTTATATCCTGTTGTATACTACTAGAAATACACAGATGCAGTATGCTTCGTGTCTTTCTAGGAAATTCAGTTCATGCAGATAAGAAGTTTCTTGACAAATACATGCCCCAGTTCATGAAACATCTTCATTATAGAATAATTGATGTGAGCACTGTTAAAGAACTGTGCAGGTAAGGGCTATATTTAGGATCCATTAAATTGCCTCATTTAGCatgttttatttgagaatttGTAGAAAGTAAGTGAATAAAGCTGTAGAACTAAGCGTGCCATGTGGGTGTATCCCTTTCTTGCTTAAAAGTACCTTCATTTAGCCTGGACTGGTGAGAATTGGAGAAACCAAtgtgaaaaatctttcatgtaaaTTTCATTAATCTGGGAAGTTTTTTAAGCACTCATCTCTGCCAGTTGATAGCCTGTTTGCTGGGAACATATACAGAGATGAAAAGCCCTTAAGTAACCTAGAGTCAAGTGGGTTGACAGATGTGTGAAAAGCACACTCTGAAAATACTCTGTGTATGACTTGTGTAGCAGAAAGGTGCATTTAGAATATGGGGAGCCCAAGAGAAGGGGCACCTAATTGTGTTGGAGCAGGAGGGTGGGAAGTCAAGGAAAGCTTTATTTGGGAAAAtggctttctttattttttaaaagatcttatttatttgagaggtagagttacagaggaagaaagacagaaaaatcttctatctgctggttcactctccaattggccacaatgactggagctgggccaatttgaagccaagagccaggagctttttctgggtctcccacactggttcaggggtccaagcacttgggccatcttccactgccttcccaggctattagcagagagctagatcagaagtggagcagctgggacacaaactggtgcccatatgggatgcctgccccacaggtggaggattagcctactatgaCACAGTACCGACCTGggaaaaatagcttttaaattgAGATTAAAGCAGAGTAGAAGTTTTCCAAGTAGTTAAGCATGGAAAGAACATTCCATAGACAAAGTGGAGGTGTGAGGATGTGAGGGAGCCTGAGGATGAGGCAAATGTGTTGAAGGAATTACAAACTGTTCGTTAATGCTGTAGTACAGAGCATGAAGTTGGCCAAGGTAGGGGTGAGACTGAGTTAGGAAAGTTTTATGTGCCATATTAAGGAGTTTAAATTTTATCTTACAAGGGGTGGGATTCCATCGAGCAAGTTTTAAGTCGAAGAATGAATGATAGGACTAGAGGGTGGGAGAAAAGTGGTGGTAAATAGAGTAGGGCTAGGTAAACGGCCCTTAGGGGATGGGTAGGCTGAATATCGACATAAAATACCTGAGGGGCTCAGCACCTCGTTGGCCCCTTGTCCGGGAGACTGAGGACATGGAAGGGGTCTGAGGTATTTCTAGTTTGGGCAGCGTAGGTGGATGATGGGATTGCTCAAAGAGAGAGGCTAAGACGAAGAGTAGATCCAGTGGAGGGGAAGAGAGGTGTTGAGAACCACGAGTGTGATTTTATTTGTGTTGCTTTCAAGTGTCGAGTGGAGTTTTCAGTGGAGGTGTGCAGCAGGCAGGCCTATATCCGTGATAGAGAGCCTGGCGAAGGCTGGGCTGAAGTTACAGAGTTAGGAATCTTACACATTGATGGCCTTGCTCAAAGAGGCTGTGTGGAatgaagagaggagagggtggAAAATAGAGTCCCAAAGTTAGGACCCACATGCCTTTTTCAGTGTTAATCAGTTACTTGAAGGAGGTATTTACTTGGTGTATTTGAGACAGTTTCCTTTGAAAGTTCCATTTCTGCTGTGTATAGACGCTGGTATCCAGAAGAATATGAATTTGCACCAAAGAAGGCCGCCTCTCACAGGTAAGGTTGGGTCCTGCCAAGCACTTGCTAATCTGACACAACACACAACTCCCCAGATCCTGACTGAAATAATGCCCCATCTCCACATTCTCCTTGAGGGAAAGGTGGAAGTCATCTAGCAGAAAGATAGcttttttttactaagatgaTCAGAAATTCTGATCAGGAGTCTAGTCTGAGGTGGGTATGGTCTTTATTGCATTGTACAATCACTAGATAACTAGTGTGTAGGTGTGATGAAAATATCTGTGATCTTTTTAGAAAGGAGTATTATTATTATAGAGAATACGGACTTGTAGCCATTTGCAGTGACAACACTTTGTGAACAGCTATGTGATACAGTTGTCTTGCTTGGACACATTTGTTTTTCACATTGTTTTTTGTATGTTGCCTCAGGCACAAGTATACAagtaatttaaatatcttttgcaTCACCTGTCCTTTactggttcttttctttttgatattgTAAACTTTTGGGAGGAACCTAAAACCCAGCAGGAGATTGGCAACTGGTGTCTAAGGGTTGTCCTTTGAGTGGAGTTTTTGGTTCACCCATTTACTAAACTCCTATGTGCCATGCACAGTTCTTGACAAACAGAGAAAGACCATACCCTGTGCCAAAATGTGGCATTCTCATATTCTTTTAATTGGATGTACCTGGAATATAGCATAATGATAAAAGCTTAGAATAGTTTATATGAAATGATTGAAGTTTGCAATGTTTTGGGCTTCACAATAGTTGACAGTTCAAAAAGGTGGGAGTATACCCATATTATTTATCATGTGCCACTCCTACTAACAAGATTTGAAGAAGCACTCCATCAGAGAACACATTGATGGTTCTCTAGTGAATTGCATGGTTCTTCTTAGCAAATGGAGTAATTGGTGACTAAATAATCTCATGTCAAGACTGGTGAAGTTTTGCCACATAACAGATTCTAAAAGTTCTTTTGAGTTTTCACATCTGTTCTAGATTTCAGTATTGTGGATAAGTGGTTGTGTACCTTTACTTAGCTTGAAGCTGTATTCTTCCAGCTTCAGCTCTTTACCATATACTCAAGACTTGGGAAGAAAGCTGATTATTATCTTGGCCAAAGAACTGTCATAAACTCTAGCACCAGAGTTGGTGCTGTTGATTCTTTAGCAGAGGCCCTTGACCCATCATTCAGAGATCATGGATTTacttgcatactttttttttcttaagatttatttttatttatttgaaagagttacagagagaggtagagagagagaggtcttccatccactggttcactccccagatggccgcaatggccggagctgcgccaatctgaagccaggagccaggagcttcttctgggtctcctatgtgggtgcagggacccaaggacttggaccatcttccactgctttcccaggcatagcagagagctgcagcggaagaggagcagccgagactagaaccagcaccatataggatgccgttgcttcaggccaggatgttaacctgctgtgccacagtgctggcccctacttgcATACTTTTCCGCTATTCCGGGTTACCTGATTTCTCAGACTATGAGAGATAAGAAACAGCATGTTGGAGGAGAAGCAAGGCTGTTAGATGAAGGCAGGCTGCCACTGATTATAGCATAAATCACCAGGGAGAAGGTAGATCCTCTTATGACAATATTTATTATCATGACTGAGTCATGGCTTGAGTTCAAGTAGGTGTATTTTGTTCAGGAATATCACCAAGTCTTGTGTAGTCTTTTCCAGACTGTGTTCCATGAGCTTGTATTAAGTATTCCACAGTTGTGGTCAATTAAGTTTTAGAAATGCTTTGTATTAGCATAGCTTCCTCTTAGGAATGCATAGCACACCTGAGTGCACTAAATGCTCTacagacaagaaaagaaatatctgATGTATTTTTTCCTAAACTTATTAgaccctggaatttttttttccagctgtGGAATGCGTCACCATCTTACGCAAGAGTTTGGGAAATTTTGATCGCCTCTATTTTATGAGTTCTatcaaaagttttttaaaacacGAAAAAACACTTAAAGAAAATTGGCTTTTTGCACTTGTTGATGGTGCTAGATAGAGGCAGTGGCGGTAATGTGTTGTTCTTAAGTTAAGAAGTTCTACCTCATGAAGTGATTTCCCCCTCCTCTGGTTCTAGGCGTTTTATTTGGTGTGATATGTTTGCTTGTAGGGCACTTGATGACATAAGTGAAAGCATCAAAGAACTTCAGTTTTACCGAAATAAcatcttcaagaaaaaaacagacgagaagaagaggaaaattatagaaaatggGGAAAATGAGAAGACTGTGAGTTGATGCCAGTTCTCATGCTGCCACTACATAGTTCTCTGGAAGCAACTtctgttcttttgtttctgttttgttttgtttttccatgcaGATTGCTGGGCAGAGCACCTTCTTTCAGTTACCTTGCATCTCCAGATGACGCTAGCAGacacttctctgtttctcctaatTAGCTGTTTCCATTATGGCACAGCAACTCCTTTGTAAGAACCAGGCCATGCCCATCCCTTGGTACATATCTGCATTTGCTTTTAGatcctttcttttgtttaaaaaaaaaaataaagctagttCTATTGAAATGCAAACCTTTTTGTACCATCTTTTCTTTAGTAGTTTAATCATTGGTAaaagatgactttttttaaagtggtATAGCTAATGCTTAAACTCTTTTAATGCAACTGGATTAACTTTCATAGTCATGCAGGAAGTGAACTTGTTCCGTTTTGCTTTATAAATAAGTTAAGACTGGAATAAGTGGGGAAAGCTCCACAGAAGTAGATTTGGGTTCCTTGCTATCAGAATAACAGCCCTGCATTCCAGCAATCTAAGTAAGCCATCAGTCGAGGACTCTGCAAGTAGTAACTAGGGCTTGTTGACTTCATATTATATGTAAGGCTGTCACTATGCCAGCTTTATAGAGCATACTTAGCCTGCTGCCCTAGGTCCAGTGGTCAATAAATAGCCAAGAAAAGAGTTCAGTTTGAATGTATTAATCCTAAGCTTATGTACTCTAGACCAtgattcctttttaagatttatttatttatttgaaagggagagttacagagaggcagaggcagaggcacagagagagagggcttccatccgctgattcactcccaaaatggctgcaatggccggagctgcacccatctgaagccaggagcctggagcttctccca from Oryctolagus cuniculus chromosome 1, mOryCun1.1, whole genome shotgun sequence includes these protein-coding regions:
- the REXO2 gene encoding oligoribonuclease, mitochondrial isoform X3, whose translation is MLGGSLGSRLLRGVGGSGGQFGARGVREGGAAMAAGESMAQRMVWVDLEMTGLDIEKDQIIEMACLITDSDLNILAEGPNLIIKQPDELLDSMSDWCKEHHGKSGLTKAVKESTITLQQAEYEFLSFVRQQTPPGLCPLAGNSVHADKKFLDKYMPQFMKHLHYRIIDVSTVKELCRRWYPEEYEFAPKKAASHRALDDISESIKELQFYRNNIFKKKTDEKKRKIIENGENEKTVS
- the REXO2 gene encoding oligoribonuclease, mitochondrial isoform X2, with product MLGGSLGSRLLRGVGGSGGQFGARGVREGGAAMAAGESMAQRMVWVDLEMTGLDIEKDQIIEMACLITDSDLNILAEGPNLIIKQPDELLDSMSDWCKEHHGKSGLTKAVKESTITLQQAEYEFLSFVRQQTPPGLCPLAGNSVHADKKFLDKYMPQFMKHLHYRIIDVSTVKELCRRWYPEEYEFAPKKAASHRALDDISESIKELQFYRNNIFKKKTDEKKRKIIENGENEKTTGVFEASC
- the REXO2 gene encoding oligoribonuclease, mitochondrial isoform X1, which produces MLGGSLGSRLLRGVGGSGGQFGARGVREGGAAMAAGESMAQRMVWVDLEMTGLDIEKDQIIEMACLITDSDLNILAEGPNLIIKQPDELLDSMSDWCKEHHGKSGLTKAVKESTITLQQAEYEFLSFVRQQTPPGLCPLAGNSVHADKKFLDKYMPQFMKHLHYRIIDVSTVKELCRRWYPEEYEFAPKKAASHRALDDISESIKELQFYRNNIFKKKTDEKKRKIIENGENEKTIAGQSTFFQLPCISR